The following DNA comes from Nitrosopumilus sp..
GACCCATTCCTTTTACATTACCTGAAAAGGAATCTCTTAGTAGGTCTTGTCCTGCACCATACAATCCCTCTTTTTTTGCGACTTGGGTTCCTGCCATAAAAGCATCCCAAGCTAATTTATGAATTTTTTCATTATCTACCCCATGTGTATGGGTCATTACAATATGTGTGTCATCTCCACAATACCCTATGTAATAATCAATTAGTAAATCCGCTGAATTTTTTACAGTGTTTTTGATTGCTTCAAGCAGTCCATCACTGGGTTTTGTATGCCCGCCAACACCACCAACATCTGCTTTGATAACTGAAACTGTAATTTTCAACAATTAATTCCTGTATGACTTTTATTTATACCCTGTTATCATTATTGATTATTCAATGATTCAGAATAACTATTTCCAATTTTGATTCATTTCCATAAAAAATCAATCAGATGAGCCGTTAATTACTTAGATGATATTTATGATCAGAATAAAAAATAATTTCAAGAGTCAGCACATTAAGATAAAAAGCATATCATTTAAAATTGATATTTTTAAATTTGTAGATTCCTTGTTTGACTACAAATTAATCAAATATTATTAAATGGGAGATTTTTTACGTCATAAATTTACAGTCGTGCTTTTATGAAACGGATTGCGGGTATGTCAGTTGGGTCTACACCATCATTTATTGCACGAAGTATTGTTGCATATCCCATACGATATATCGAGTCGATGAGTGCATTAAGCAAATTTCCCTTTGGGGCAAAAAGTTCAAAATATGGAACTTTTTTTGATTCAAGGTATTCTTTAACTACATTGAATTGTTTTTTTATCAATAGATGATCATCATTTTTTCTGAAAAGAATTGGACTAATGTTTGAGGGTCGCTCCCAGGCGTTAATACTATTATGACAAGATTCAGCTATTTCCTCTATCATAGCATGTTTCTTACAATTCTCTTGAAAATCATTTTTAAATCTCAAAGCTGCAGGTAACAACAATGGTGAATAGTAACATATGGGGATTTTTGACATGAATTTTGCCAAATTAGCAGAGGGATTATTTTCTTTATCGGTAGAAAATATTATGTCTCTTGTCTTCTTAAGATTAGATATAGATTCAGTTATCTGTTTTTCTGGCAATCCAAGTGATTCAGACAATGATCCTAAAATACTATAAAGCGAAAATACAAGCGACGAACGTGGAGAATTTAACATTTTATATTTATTAAATGCAATTTTGTTGGTTTTACAATATTTTTCAATTTTACCGCCAGATGAAAATGCAATAATTTTACATTCCGCTTCGTGAGCCGTTTTAAGCAGAGTTAATGTTTCTATAGTATTACCTGATGCACTATTACAGATAACCAATGTGTCTTTTGCAATTTTTTTTGGAAGAAAGTATCCCTTAGCCACAAAGATTTCATGGTCAGTAAGACCATACAAGATATTTGCAATTATACCTGATCCTCCCATGCCACTGACAAGAATATCATTAAATTTTATATCGATTTTTTCTGAGGAATTAAAAGATTCCTCAGCATGCTCTGGCCAAGATCGGTAAACATCGATCATCTCTTGTGCCATTGCACTTATTTTTTTCATAACTTGCGTTCAAAGTAATTTATTATTTAAGGTTATGTTTAATGGGTTAGAGTTGGAGATCATTAAGAGTTAACCAAAATAGAATAGAATAGAATAGAATAACAGCAAGATCATCAGAATGTATTAAAAATTTCCAAATGCAGGGATTCGAATTTTTCCATATTTTGTAACGCTGCAAAAAGCAATTGTCAGATTAAGAGATATTTTTCAAGTTGTAATTGATGGATTCATTGTGTATATCAAAACACATCAACAACATGAAGAAAATATAATCATATCAAATTTTGCTCACATATATCACAGAATATAATTATTTCTAATTTAGTTGGTTTGTACCAATCATGGAATTGTAACTACAGCGTGTTTGATTTGGAATCTATTTTCTCAAACTAAGAATTTTAGCATCAAGTGAAGAGGTCTTAGGGGCAGAATTAATCTTAAAGATTGGAATTAGCATAGCTAAATGAAATGCAGCACCAATAACATTTACAATGATAAACCAGGATAGTGAATCAAATAACAGTCCTTTTACAATACTTACGGTGAGAAGAGATATTAGCAATAATTGTGGCCATAATTTTCGCCATGGGACACTACTTCCAGTTCTAGCTGTAACAAATGGTTTGGCTTTATTTCTAAGGGCTTGAATTGAAGCCCCAGTAGTTATTGGAAACGATATGATATTCATACTTATATTATAGAATACAGATTTTAGAGAATTTCCTGTTTTAACAAAAGTAAGCAAAAAAGTAGTCAATGTAAATATGCTATACGGAAGTAAAAACAGTAGATAGGTAGTTAAATCAAGATTTAGTGGACGTATGCTAAATAATAGAAATGCAATTGGACAAAGCATTTGTATGAGATATGCCCAACCAGACAAATACCAGCTGGTGCTAAGAAAATAATCGAATTTGTATGCAAGGCTGAATGACTTGTTTTTTAATATCTTACTGAAAATCTTCTTTGAGCATTGCATTGTTCCAAACGCCCATCTCCATTGTTGGTTAAAATATGCAGCAAGTTCTGTAGGTGCGCGCCCATATACCAACTTTTTATTATAATAAAATGTCTTCCAACCCTTCATATGCATTTCAACTGTTGTGGCTAGATCTTCAGTTATTGAATTCTCATCAAAACCACCAACACTCAATAAAGCCTCTTTTCGATATACGATGTTTGTTCCACAGCTAAACAATGAACCAAGTGTACTTTTTCCTTCAGTAATAATATCGTAAAAAATTATCTGTTGAGCTTGAGATGCCTGACTGAG
Coding sequences within:
- a CDS encoding glucose-6-phosphate isomerase, producing the protein MKKISAMAQEMIDVYRSWPEHAEESFNSSEKIDIKFNDILVSGMGGSGIIANILYGLTDHEIFVAKGYFLPKKIAKDTLVICNSASGNTIETLTLLKTAHEAECKIIAFSSGGKIEKYCKTNKIAFNKYKMLNSPRSSLVFSLYSILGSLSESLGLPEKQITESISNLKKTRDIIFSTDKENNPSANLAKFMSKIPICYYSPLLLPAALRFKNDFQENCKKHAMIEEIAESCHNSINAWERPSNISPILFRKNDDHLLIKKQFNVVKEYLESKKVPYFELFAPKGNLLNALIDSIYRMGYATILRAINDGVDPTDIPAIRFIKARL
- a CDS encoding glycosyltransferase; its protein translation is MSQNQSYPSIKTHSTFNITTVGMRLMIIMTIISILAAIVLYVNSTALLHGGTIIDSVFSILFMFSVIFFGAHSIGYYLNTVRSIEKYPSTIANHTYVYSKSKVAVLVPMYNEPLDMIRMNLGAVVNASKDLAVVYVLDDSTNPEICKDIKNFCEQIGVQYIHRENRRGYKAGATNDILPVLEEEFVCILDADQMPDPNFLRDVLPFLQNDPNLAMVQVPQQYTNLDASILSQASQAQQIIFYDIITEGKSTLGSLFSCGTNIVYRKEALLSVGGFDENSITEDLATTVEMHMKGWKTFYYNKKLVYGRAPTELAAYFNQQWRWAFGTMQCSKKIFSKILKNKSFSLAYKFDYFLSTSWYLSGWAYLIQMLCPIAFLLFSIRPLNLDLTTYLLFLLPYSIFTLTTFLLTFVKTGNSLKSVFYNISMNIISFPITTGASIQALRNKAKPFVTARTGSSVPWRKLWPQLLLISLLTVSIVKGLLFDSLSWFIIVNVIGAAFHLAMLIPIFKINSAPKTSSLDAKILSLRK